The Anomaloglossus baeobatrachus isolate aAnoBae1 chromosome 5, aAnoBae1.hap1, whole genome shotgun sequence genome includes the window ACTTGGCTGACATGATCGGGACAAATTGCTGTTGAGTGAATGTTTGGCCAACagttatttaaagagaacctgtcatcaggattatgCATGTTAAAATAATGGTATGGCCTTAATGACACTGTTATACTGACTCAATAGATACCATCAATGAAAAAAATCTGCATCCTGGTTGTTGTTTAATCATCATTAGAAGTTTGCTATTCCTAAGCTTTCAGTTCATTGGGCGGTGTTGTGGGGCaggactgtgggtagggtctttGGCTCTGATATGGCCCCTTTTCGTATTATATAAATCATGGCTTCTATAGCTATAGAGCTTTAATTACTCTTGGTTTTGACTGACTGCTGAACACAACTATACATATGGCACCATACAACCATGATGAATTTTAAAATGTAGTAACAAAAACTTACAGCTCAGTATCTTCCATGGATGTTGGTCTCTCCAGTGCCTGTTTTCTTCTGTGAATACCATCTAGGATTTTCTTGCGTGGTCCAAGTGGAATTCGTATACTTTTGAGGTCATGATCTGAGCAAAGAGTGAGAGCTGCCAGGTCAATCTTCTCATCCTGAAGCAGGGTTACCAGATCTGTCATCTGTAGTGAGGCCAAGAAGGTCTCCAGTGGAGGGGTGTCTGGTTCCTCATCATCATCTAGTCCTAATTCCTCATCTTCCCATGGTAGCTCCTGCTCATTTCTTACCTGCAAGCTACCAGCGCTGCCAATACTGTCATCTAAACTTGAAGAGCGTTTTAGGCGACTGCGTAGCTTCACCTCCCCACCATCTATATTGAGTGCATTGTCCTCCTGTCTTCCCATACCAAACAGCCCAGTACTAAGATAGTTTCTCCTGAATACCATGGTACCAAGCCCTGGTCTAGTAAACAAAGAATCGTGTCCAGAGTCTGTGCTAACCTCAGAGTGAGCTGACTCCACATGAAGTCCAGGATCACTTACAGCTCTAGACATTGAATCTTCATGTGAAAACATATCACGAAGGTGTTGGCGACCTCTGTCCCGTGGGCTTGCATAGGTTCCCTGCTTCACAAACATGACATCATTCCCTAGCTGAAGTCCTGAAAGTGATCGTACACTTTTCCTACCGTCTTCATATATCTTAAAAGTCCCATCATTCTGTTTCCTTCTCTCCAGCTTCTTTTGCATCTTAGTTTTTCCCTTTGTGGTGCCTGCAGCATGTGAATATGGCATGGTAGAAAGCAAAGTGGCACTTGGGAAGCGTTGGCTCACAGAGCTGAGAAGGGAAGAAAAAGAGTAAAAAATTAGTACAAACATATGGTAATTTTTCATGTTTCGTTTACCATTTAACCTTTAGAACAAAGTTAGTTGAGGGTCAATACCCATTTTTACCATTCAAAAATAATGAATCTTCAGTTATGTGGAAACAGACAGTGATACCTTGAGACCATCAGAGATTATTCTTTAGACCCACCATCCATCTCAAAGGGAAGTTTTTTTCTACCCTATCTGAGTTCGGCATGATATAGggactctgtataaccccgcccacagcactgattggcagctttctgtgtacactgcgcataggcagaaagctgccaatctgtgGTGGGGCTGGCTTATAAATATGAAGGACTACATGACAGCTGgtgtactagtcctctaatgataatatcctgctgataaaagaGATTTTATTAAATCTACAGCGAGCAGCCCAGTAAGtagcacatcgctggaatcagggtctctgtcttcaCATTGTGCTGCACtcagataaggtggcaaaaacctggtgacaaattgttATAAGTACTCATGTTTCATTGCGTCTTAAACTTTGATGACCTCATTACACATGCAGGACacatattaatagggatgatcgaatgcttcgattattcggcttcacaaAAATTTtacgaatacctcaccgctatttgactattcgatgcgcaatgtaagccta containing:
- the USH1G gene encoding pre-mRNA splicing regulator USH1G isoform X2 gives rise to the protein MDGLYHRAARDGFLDVLKEATRRDLNSPDEDGMTPTLWAAYHGHLGALRVIVSRGGDPDKCDIWGNTPLHLSAANGHLNCLSFLVSFGANIWCLDNDYHTPLDMAATKGHMECVRYLDSIAAKQNSLNPKLVSKLKDRAFREAEKRIRDCAKLQRRHHERMERRYRKEISDHSDTMSFSSFSSSVSQRFPSATLLSTMPYSHAAGTTKGKTKMQKKLERRKQNDGTFKIYEDGRKSVRSLSGLQLGNDVMFVKQGTYASPRDRGRQHLRDMFSHEDSMSRAVSDPGLHVESAHSEVSTDSGHDSLFTRPGLGTMVFRRNYLSTGLFGMGRQEDNALNIDGGEVKLRSRLKRSSSLDDSIGSAGSLQVRNEQELPWEDEELGLDDDEEPDTPPLETFLASLQMTDLVTLLQDEKIDLAALTLCSDHDLKSIRIPLGPRKKILDGIHRRKQALERPTSMEDTEL
- the USH1G gene encoding pre-mRNA splicing regulator USH1G isoform X1, yielding MDGLYHRAARDGFLDVLKEATRRDLNSPDEDGMTPTLWAAYHGHLGALRVIVSRGGDPDKCDIWGNTPLHLSAANGHLNCLSFLVSFGANIWCLDNDYHTPLDMAATKGHMECVRYLDSIAAKQNSLNPKLVSKLKDRAFREAEKRIRDCAKLQRRHHERMERRYRKEISDHSDTMSFSSFSSSVSQRFPSATLLSTMPYSHAAGTTKGKTKMQKKLERRKQNDGTFKIYEDGRKSVRSLSGLQLGNDVMFVKQGTYASPRDRGRQHLRDMFSHEDSMSRAVSDPGLHVESAHSEVSTDSGHDSLFTRPGLGTMVFRRNYLSTGLFGMGRQEDNALNIDGGEVKLRSRLKRSSSLDDSIGSAGSLQVRNEQELPWEDEELGLDDDEEPDTPPLETFLASLQMTDLVTLLQDEKIDLAALTLCSDHDLKSIRIPLGPRKKILDGIHRRKQALERPTSMEDTEL